The Acidiferrobacterales bacterium genome segment CCAGAATCGGGCTGTTGATGCGAAAATAATGCTCTAACGCGATTTCAGGGTAGACAATGACCCGCGTGGGCAAATAGACCTACACGAAATGTATCGTTCAAAACAGACTGGTGTCGATGAAAGTGACTGGTGTCGAGCAAGTTTGGACGAAGTCAAACAGAATGTTGCCAAGACTGGCTACCCTTACGACAAATTCAATTTTGTGAAAGGAAAAGTCGAAGACACCTTGCTGACTACACTGCCAGATGAAATCGCTGTATTGCGTTTGGACACCGATTGGTATGATTCCACCAAACAGGAAATGATTCACCTGTTCCCGCGTCTGGTGTCAAAAGGCGTAATCATTGTTGACGATTATTACTCTTGGACTGGAAGTAAACAGGCAGTTGACGAATATCTTGACTCAATCAATTTGCCAGTCTTCCTGAAACGAGTTGGAGATTCAGTTATGGGAGTCAAGCCGTGACTCGCACCAATCCGAGTAAATCGCCATTCCACAGTGCATGAAACTTGTCGGATAATGAATAACTCAAACAAATTCTGATAGCTGGAATATTCCTATAGCGGCAATTCGAATTTATTACTAAACCCTCATCATTTCCGCGTTTGTATCACCCCGCCCGCGATGAAATATACTACCTTGTTGTCACATGCTATGTCATTCGCCGCTTCTGCAGAGTCGCAACTGACCGTAGGAGCAGGCGCATATTGTGGGGCGCGCCTGCCGGTCCAAAAGGATGCTGACTGCAAAACAGGCAACGACAACAAAGTGTGGACGTACTCCTTCACTTTTGTGGGCCTGGGGGTTTTGTTGTCTTTTTCCGTTCTTGAACTGAGCAAATTTCAAGGCAAACTCCCGATACCGCTAAACCAAAGCAAACCTTCAAGTATTCAGTATCCTCGCATTAATGAACACAGTAAAGAAAGCCCCTGAACGCGTCACGGGGTAATGACCGTGAATCCACAATCAGAGCGTACAACATAATCCGGATATGCATTCTCAATAACGCTGTGAATGTCCCAATTGTCCTCAACAAAGTAAACGAATCGATCATTGAGGTGAGGTGTAACACTCTTGAGCGTGGTCATGATGGCTTTTTCGCTATGATTGCCGTCATCTGCGACTATATCGATCCTATCTCCTCCTAGAATTTCCTTAACGTATTCTTCAGAATAAACAAACTGGTCATATTCAAACAGTTCAGGTGAACTATTGCTGAATGCGCCGCTCTGGAGCAGGTTGTCCATATTCTCTTCGATGTTGGACAGATCAACATCAAATCCGATGCAGCGAGCATTGGGGAAAAGGTCACACCAGATTGCCAGACCGGTGCCGTTCAATACACCAAATTCGCAGATCACCCGACGCCGGTCACGGTCCTGTACATAAGGCTTGAGAAACTCTGCATAGTAAATCGCATATCCGTGATGCAACATCCTGTCACCACCCGAAGCGAGAGTCTCGGAGCCAACGGGATCGATTAAACTGTTTTTGGTGGGTATACAGATAACCTTTCCTCCAAATTTTATTTCTGCATCAATCAACCATTCCCGTGATCCTGGTTCTGAAACCGATCGTAGCCTGCGCCAAGTATTCTCATAAATTCTGTTGCGCGATCTCACAATTGAACGGTGCCAGTCTTGGCGCGTTCTCCAAGTTCTGAATTTGATGCGCAAAGTCCGATAAGTCTGATACCCGACACTGTCCCAAATTCTTGCACGAATCAACTGCTTGTACTTGAGTCTGACAATGTGTTTGTAAGCTTTGTACCTATGCCAAAAAGTTCTTTCCATTATTTTCGATAACCCTTTTTCATTAGAATCAATGGCGAGACATTGAAACTCCCTCCGGCAGTAAAGAGCACTTCGTGTTAGTTAACTCAGAACGGAAAACCACACATGCGTATTCGAATGACATGCTGGAGCCGAGTGATTGAACAAAGAGGAGCACGTTAAAGATACTCAATCATTGGGATTGGGTGTGCGTCAGTTCGTCAGTTGAAGTGGTTGTGCGTCTGACCGGCGAGTCTATTCGAGATAAAATCATAAACGCTTGATAGTAACAGAAAATTCAGTCGACGCGGTAATCACCAACGGAGGTCAACACACTCATTGCGACATCGTTGAATATGACAAATTGTTCGTAGTTGGACTGAATCTTTCTGTAAATCCACTGATTGTCTTCGATGAAATAGACGAACTTTTCGGCAAGGTGTGGTGAAGCACTATCAAGTGTGGTCAGAATCGACTCGTCGGAGTGGTTGCCATCGTCCACAAAAATATCAATTCTGTCCCCATCCAGAATATCCTCCAGGTATTTTGCACAATACACGAACTGATCATATTCATACAGTTCAGGGTAATTCGTCCCGAAAGCACCAATTTTACGCAGATTCTCCTCGTTTCGATAGAAACTGGACAAGTCGAAATCCAATCCGATGACTCTGGAGTTCGGAAACAAATCACACCATATCGCAAGACCGGTACCCTTCAGCACGCCGACCTCGCACAACACAATCCGATCCTTGTCGCGATTGTGCACATACGGCTCAAGAAACCTTGCATAGTGATCAGCATATCCACGATGGAGCATTCTATCTCCCCCTGTTTGCGGGCGCGGCTGTAAACCTTCAACGTACCTTCGGTCGTGACTGCTCAACTTTTCGATGGTCACATTTTCGGAGTATCCGCCATATCGGATTTCAGTTTGAATGAGCCAATTCGCAGTTCCCGGTGTTGTTGCCGTTGAAACTTCATCAAGGTGAAGACGCTCCGTTTCCCTGTATCTCTTTGTGATGCCGGCGTCAGTTCTGCGTTTGACCTTATATGCTCGCTCCGCGGCTCTGATTTTCAAATACCATCTCGTATTGCCAAATCGTTTCCAAATCGACCTTTTCAATCCAAGTCGAACTTCACGCATCAGATGTTTTAGCTTTCCCCTGGGCTTCATTGTTCCATTGTCCGTTTTTCGAAATGACAGATACGTGTCGGAAGCGGTCGGGGACTTTCGATACCATTGATACGCATGTGTCCGCCAATCAAACGTCTTACAGAGCATCGCCTGACGAATGTCTGATCGTTAAACCATACCGTTTCGCCCGGTCCCCAATTTTTGCAGATTAATTCGTGCAACGCGGACCACCGCGCTCTTTGGTCACAATCTTCCAGATTAAACTCTGCATCAGACTGCCAATTTGGCCCGCCTTTCCTTGGCGACATTGACGAATCGGTCAAGTTCTTCCACAACACTGGGGTCAATATTCGGCTGCTCATACTCTTCCAGCAGTCGTTTGAACAATCGATTCGCCCTGACAGTCGAATCGACCGCACCGTCTTCGTACCAAGTCTCGAAGTTTCGCCAGTCGGACAGTATGGGTCGATAAAACTCCGAATCATAGCGCTCCATCGTCTGTCGGGCGGAGAAATAATGACCACCCGGACCGACTTCACGAATGGCATCTAGACCCAGTGTATCATCATCGACAACAACTGGCTTGAGAACCTCGACCATACCTTGCAGTATCTCGGCGTCAATGACAAATTTCTCAAACGACGCACAAAGCCCGCCCTCAAGCCATCCCAACGCGTGGTGAATCAGATTGGCATGCCCCATGATACTGCCCCAAACCGCCATCTGTGATTCATAGGCAGCCTGTACATCAGGTGCATTCGATGCATTGACATTCGAGGACCGGTAAGGCAGATTGTAGAACCTGGCGAACTGCCCGCCAATCAGGGTCGCCTTGACAAATTCTGGCGTCCCGAATGCGGGAGAACCGGATTGCATGTCGACATTGGATGTGAAGCCGCCATAGATCACCGGCGCGCCTGGATTGACAATCTGGGAAAAGGCGATCCCTGCGAGCGCTTCAGCATTTTGCTGCGTCACCGCACCGGCCAGCGTGATCGGTGCCATCGCACCAGCCAATGTGAAAGGAGTGATGACAACGACCTGATTCATTCGCGACAGCTCGATGATTCCCCATAACATGGGTACGTCATACTGCAATGGTGAATTGACATTGACGATGGTAAAAAGACTCGGCTCTCGAGACAGCTGGGCACGAGAAATTTTCCGGCTGATACACGCAATCTCAATCGAGTCCAGAACACGGTCGCGACCCAGGGAATAACACCGGAACACCTTGTCCGTCAACATCACATTCGCCCGCGCCGTATCCAGATGCCTGGTCTGGGGGTTCAGGTCCAAGGGTTCGACCGGATGACCTGAAATTGCATGGGCGATGTTCACACATTGTGCCAGCTTGATAAACTTGCAATAATCCTCATAGGTTCCAGAACGTCTGCCGTTGTCTATGTCACTGCAGTTCGGCGGTCCGGCAACGGTCGAAAATGCCAGCCAGCGTCCGCCCATCCGCAAACAGCGTTCTGGATTCCTTGCATGGATGGTAAATTCAGATGGCGCTGTCCTGATCGACTCCAATATCAGGTTTCTGTCAAACCGTACCCGTGTGCTCTCGTTGTCAACATCAGCACCTGCTATCTTGAGGATCTGTCGGGCTTCGTCAAGCAGAAAATTGACACCAACCTCTTCCAGAACGGTGAGGGACGCATCGTGAATCCGCTCCATCTGTTCCAGCGACAGCAGTTCAACAGGGTCATAGGGATTCTGGACTTGCTGAAAGGGAAGCTGTGCGACGACCGAATCCGACCGCTTGGGTCGCCGCTTTCTCCGTGTTGCAGAATCAGCCACTTTCCAGCTCTGTCAAATTCGTCGCTCTGGAGTCACTGGAATCCATAAATGTTTCGAAGTTCCGCGTGAGTGCAGAGATTCATTTTCAGTCGCAAGGATAGTCGCATCGATTCATCAACTGATTCTCAGTCACCCAGCGTCTGGATCTCTAAATCTCCGTTTCGGGCAGATCAATACACTGCTTATGAAATCAGGCAGATAATATATATTTAAACGCCTTGACAATTCCTCATTATTTGCGCAGATCCTGTCGACCGCTAGCATATGAAACCCAAATCCGATCCCCTGCTCGAGCCCTTTCAGCTGAAGCATCTGCATCTTCGAAACCGGATCATCAGCACCAGTCACGAGCCTTCGTACTCCGAGGACATGTTGCCTAAACTCCGCTATCAGCTGTATCACGAGGAGAAAGCAAAAGGCGGTATCGCGTTGACTATGTTCGGCGGCTCAACACTGGTTGACCGGGACTCACCGCCGGCGTTCGGAAATCTCTACGCCGGCTCTGATGAAATTGTCCCCTACTTCAGGCAACTCGCTGATCGGGTCCATCAGTACGGGACCGCGGTCATGTGCCAGATCACGCATCTGGGACGGCGGACTTCACCTTACGTCAATGATTGGTTGCCGACGGTGGCGGCCTCGTGCGTGCGCGAACCTGCCCACCGTTCTTTTCCGAAGGAGCTTGAGATTGAGGACATCTCAAGAATCGCCAAGGCTTACGGTGCGGCAGCCAGACGCTGTGTTGACGGCGATCTGGACGGAATTGAGATCGAGGGATACGGACACCTGCTGGACGGATTCTGGGCGCGGCGCACCAACCGTCGTACTGACCGTTATGGCGGGAGTCTTGACAACCGCATTCGCTTTACCGTCGAGGTGATTGACGAGATTCGCAATCAGGTGGGCAGCGACTTCATCGTTGGCATCCGTATGGTTATCGATGAGGATCTTGCCGATGGACTGGAATTTGAAGAGGGCATGCAGATTGCGCAAATTCTGACCGATACCGGAAAATTGGACTTCATCAACGTGATCAAGGGACATGTCGATACCGACGAGGGGCTATCCCACGTCATACCGAATATGGGAACCCCTTCAGGGCCGCATCTCGAGTTCACTGCGGCGGTGCGTTCTGCCCTGAAACTACCCGTTTTCCACGCCGCGAGAATAGCCGATGTCGCAACTGCACGCCACGCAGTTGCGAGCGGTTGCGTCGATCTGGTCGGTATGACCCGGGCGCATATGGCTGATCCGCATATCGTCAGCAAGATTGAACAGGGTGCAGAGGATCAGATCCGACCCTGCGTGGGTGCAGGATACTGCATCGATCGGATCTATATGGGCGGCGAAGCGTTGTGTATTCACAACCCTGCAACCGGACGGGAGGGACAGATACCTCACATCGTACCGCCTTCACGGACTCACAGACGCGTTGTCGTAGTCGGTGCCGGCCCCGCCGGCCTGGAAGCCGCCAGGGTGTGCTCTGAACGGGGACACGATGTCGTTTTGTTCGAGGCGGCCGATCAGCCGGGCGGACAACTCAACACTGCGGCGCGAGTTGAACGCCGGCGCGAAATACTGGGCGTGACCGACTGGTTATACGGACAGTTGCAACGTCTTTCGGTGGAAATGAGATTCAACCACTATGCCGAAGCCGGAGACGTGATCCAGGAAAATCCCGACGTGGTCATTGTTGCGACAGGTGGTTCGCCCAACCTGACATTCTTGAAATACGGTGCCGATTGCGTTACCACGACCTGGGATGTTCTGGATGGTGCTGCAACATTGCATGACGACGTACTGATCTACGACGATAACGGACAACATCAGGCAATTTCCTGCGCTGAGTTCCTGATCCGCAGAGGTTCAACGGTCAGGTTCGCAACCCCCGACCGGCAGATCGCTGAGGAAGTCGGCGGCACCAACTACCCGGTCTATTACAAACTGTTCTACGAGAACAACGTGGAGATGATCGTCAGTCAGCGTCTGATCGGCGCGCAACGCAAAGACGGGACGCTGGTCGGGCACTTCTACAACGAGTTCGACCGCTCTGCCACCCAGATTGAGGCTTCCCAGATTGTCGTCGAGCACGGCACGCTCCCAAACGACGAACTATATTTTGACCTCAAGCGCGACTCACTCAACCACGGTATTATCGATTTTGACGCCCTGGTCAATGGAACTCCCCAGAATACGGTTGCAAATCCCGACGGCAACTATCAGCTGTTCAGGGTGGGAGACGCAGTGGCAAGCAGAAACATATATGCCGCCTTGTATGATTCAATTAGACTCTGCCTTCAGATCTAGATGACCGCCAGAGCCATCGACATCGCGATCATCGGCGGCGGCATTGCCGGTGCATCTGTCGGATCCTTTCTGGCAAATTCAGGTGTGCAGGTACATCTTTTCGAAATGGAAGACTCGCTCGCCTATCACACGACCGGACGAAGTGCCGCGCTGCTGACCCCATATTACGGACCCGACTCGATGAAGGCATTCGCGACAATCGGACGCTCGTACCTGGAAAGTGAATCGGCACAGGCTGAAGACCCGCTGATCGAACCCCGGGACCTGCTGACCGTGATCGACGCCAATCAGACACTTACAGTCGAAAGACCGCCTAACTGCGTCTGGTGGGACGAATCCACCTGCCTCGAAAAAGTGCCCTTTCTACGAAGCGGGAAATTCCTCGGCGGCATTGTTGACAAGGAAGTCTTCAGTATTGACGTGCACGCCCTTCATTCGCATTATGTACGCAACATAACCCGTAAGGGCGGTGTCATCCATCTTGACTCGAGGATCGATAGTCTCAATCAGGATCCATCTGGCTTTTGGGAACTCAGTACGGACGGACAATCCTATAAGACACCGACCGTATGCAATGCGGCAGGCGCCTGGGGTGATGAACTCGCCCGCATTGCAGATATCGCACCCGTAGGACTTGTACCAAAACGGCGAACTGTTGCTATTCTCGATAGCAGTCAGTTTCCAGACGTCAATTTCGACATAGAAACTTTCGTCGTAGTGGAGCCGAACTACGTCTATTTCCAGAATTTCGGTGTCGGCAAACTCATGCTGTCGGCTGCTGACCAGACTCCAAGTGTCCCCTGCGATGCACAACCTGACGAAATGGATCTGGCGGTTGCCATTGCAAGATTCGAGGAGACGACCGACCTTAAGGTCACGCGTATTGATCACAGCTGGGCTGGCCTTCGAACTTTTGCCCCTGACCACAACCCTGTCATTGGTTGGGAACCTCACCGCGAAGGTTTCTTCTGGCTGGTCGGTCAGGGTGGTTACGGCATATTTTCGTCGCCCGGCATCGGCTGCTACGCTGCCTCGCTGCTCAGTGGCAGTGAGCCTCCGAATGCCTACGTACAGTCGCCGTTTGAATTCAGTACGCTGTCACCTGACCGCTTCCGACTGACCTGATATCCGGCAATCCAGGAAGCTTACAGTCCTGACAGGGCTTGGTCGAGGTCGGCGATCAGCTCATCCACATCCTCGATGCCGACTGACAGCCGGATCAGATTGACCGGCACCTGACTGTGCTGTCCCTCAACGGTTCTTCGATGCTCGATCAGACTTTCAACGCCACCCAAAGACATCGCACGGACGAATACGTACGCCCAAGAGGCGAATTTCCGGGGTGGCTCGGAAGACCTGGATACAGAACCGGATCAACTGCATCGTGCGATTCCAGGAACCGGGTGGTTCTCATGGCATTGTCCGAAGTCCGCTCATAACGGATCGACAGTGTTCTCATTCCCCTGAGCAGCATCCATGGCTTGAACCTGGTTCCTGCCACTCATACAGAGAGTGTCTTTTCAAGTCGCACTGAGGTTTCTGGGTTAAGTGCTCGGTAAAACATGTAATCGATACGTAAGAGCGGCAAGTGAAATCGGGAATTGTCCAGCACGAAAAACAAAAATATTTTCATTCTTGCAATATTGAATTGTTCGTGCAAGAATGCAAGAATGATTTCAAGAGAAGTTCTGAACCAAATTTATCAGCATCTTGCTCAGTGTTTACCCCCACTGAAAATTAGAAAGTAATTTTCAGTGGGGGTAAACAATAGATGAACTTGGTCAGTTTTTCCTAGCGCTTCTTATTGTTCAGTCGAAAAAGTGTTTAGAAACTGTCTGCTCCATAGAAGTTTCTTGTCCGCATCGCTTAGTTCGGCTTCTTCGCATACGGCCTCCCAATGTTGCTCGATTGCAGTAATGAGCTTTTCGAAAATCATACGGGCTTGTTCATCAGACAGCAAGAAGTTATGTGCCGCTTCAAGACAGGTTCTAAGCCGGCTGAGGCTGTTGTTACCACAGATCAACATAGCTTGTGAAGCTTCATTGCCCGTGCGATTTTGCGGACATATGTCATAGGCGGGTGTGAGAGTCAGGTCCCTGCCATCCCAAAATGCCGCATGGTTGCGCGCGTGATCATCCGTATTCCCACAAAGAATGTTAAAAACGAGCCGAGAGAATACTTCCACGAGGGTTTTTCTCGGATTTGTGAAGCGGTGACGGATGATTTCAGCAAAGGTTTCGTAACTGGCGTAATGTGCCATCATTTCATCTAGGCTAAGCAAAGTCAACGCAGAGACCATGGCCTTGCGCAGCCAAATGTTGTGCTTTGGAATTCGGTCAAACCGCTCGATCAGGAGCACGTCTTTACCAACGGCTTTGGTCAGTTGGACCGGTGCGACATTCAGTTCAGCTAACGCAGCAAGCCGCATTGCAATGAATTCAGCTTTGATAACACTGTAAAGATCAGTGCTAGAGGAAAACTTCGCAATGTACTTTTTATCCTGATCTTGGATCAAGGCCTTTGGACGCGCGCCGCCGATCGAACTGCTGTGGAACAACGCTTGATCCAGCTCAGGCGTGAATAGATCCCCCTTTTCGACCCGTTCGGAGGATTCAAGTAACTCTTCTATTGTTGGGTTTTCCGCAATTCGCGGCACGTATTCTGTTGGCGAACGTTGAAAATCGAGTGCACCGATTCGATCAGAACCGGATTCCAGCAAGTAGGTCAGTTCATCCAATTCATTGGTATCCGTGTCCGCACCCTTTAGTCCGAGTAGTTTATTGATAATGACACGCCGGCCCCATGCATCGGGTGAGGCATCCCGGATGCAGCCAGGCATAGCCAAACCTTCTGACAGAGGCAGAACCCCACTCTGCAAGGGTAATTCCGGCTCATAAATCGAAATGGCAGGCTGACTGTCACCAATTCGTTCAAGATAGCTCTTGCCGTAGTTGAATCGGACATTGCCATTGTCAGCTTCCAACCGTCCGGCTACAACAGGTTCCGTTGCGTTCGGCAACCATATCCAGACGAAGGCTTCTTTCCCGCTGCTAGAAGTCATCATGCACCATCTTGGTTTTGTGGCGAACAGACTTCGGCAACAATTCCAGTTCTTGTTCTGTACGGTGCAGGTGCTTCTCTAGTGTGCTCCGATCCGCGTCAAATAGCTTTAAGCCAACTATGGTCGCGACTTCGAATACCACGCCAATTTCACATTTAGGATTTCCTTTCTCGATGCGTTGCAGCAGTCCTCTGGAAATTCCAGCGCGATCTGCCACTTCCTGCATAGTGAATTCGCGTTTTTTCCGCGCTGTGCGAATCAGGCGTCCAAGAAGGACGGACGCAGTTTGACTGTATCGCGAGTAGGTGCGTGTTATGGACTTTGGCATCAATTCTATTATTGCTTCATATATGAACCATAGAATTATTTTATGGTTCTTATATGAATCATTATAGTAAACTGCTTCGTGTTGCGTTGACCCCTCGCCAAAGCAACACAATGTCCACAAGCACAAAGATGGTTTCAGTGTGCTGCGATGGGTTATCTCATGGCGATGTACCGGAGTCCAGACCGTCAAATTATCGGCAAATTTTACGAATCGTCAGTTCTCGCATACCAAAAGTCGTCAAGTCGATTGCTAAACACACTGGCGCATAGAGTCCGCCTGCTTTACACCAATGCATTCCGCCGCCGCACTTGAGTGCGACAGCAGTATCGATCAGCAATGTACGTTCCTTGAATTCGGGCGTTCCGAACCCGTCCATCCATTGTCGTAATTCTGCCCCTTGCTCTACATCACGTCTTTCGTTCAAATGTTGATATCAACATTTGAGCAACAATTGTCGGGTGGAACTTGCACACACCAGAGTCAAGTGCCTTTCCACGGCGCACTTCTGACAGACACAAGTTACTTGAATTCATAGGACTTGAGCACTGAGGGCCGCTTGGCGACTCAAGTCATTTTGAGTGGTGCATGCCGTAGCCAAGTTGGCGCACAACTTTTCGAAATGTCTTTTCAGATTTAATCGGAACGCTGAGGTGCTTTTCGCCTGATCGCATACACAGTTTTTGAGTGTGTCTGTTGGAAGCAATGTCTGCTGCGACTTCCTCGCTGATGCACTCGATCAGTATTGCACTTCCGCGCACGCTGAGTGCACGCGCATTTTGTTCACTGCTACGCAGAAAGCCTTCAACCTTCTCCGGCAGCGGTTGATCATCCCTTGAGATCAGAAAATCCCTCAGGTCGTTGACATCGGCTCCGTTTTCGACCGATAACAGAATTTTGTCGCGAGCAAGCCGCCAAGTGTTTTCGGCTTCCTCGTTTGCAAACCTCTCAAGTGTCAACCGCTCAGAAGCGGATAAGGGTTTCGCAACTTGTATTCTTGAATCGGAAAACACAGAAATAGGTGTTGAACTCTCTGACTGATGCTGATAGCTGTCTTCGAGTCCCAGGCAGTAGGCGCCAAGCGCGGTCAGACGAAAATACTCAAGACCATCGTATTGACTGATCCACACAA includes the following:
- a CDS encoding type II toxin-antitoxin system HipA family toxin, translated to MTSSSGKEAFVWIWLPNATEPVVAGRLEADNGNVRFNYGKSYLERIGDSQPAISIYEPELPLQSGVLPLSEGLAMPGCIRDASPDAWGRRVIINKLLGLKGADTDTNELDELTYLLESGSDRIGALDFQRSPTEYVPRIAENPTIEELLESSERVEKGDLFTPELDQALFHSSSIGGARPKALIQDQDKKYIAKFSSSTDLYSVIKAEFIAMRLAALAELNVAPVQLTKAVGKDVLLIERFDRIPKHNIWLRKAMVSALTLLSLDEMMAHYASYETFAEIIRHRFTNPRKTLVEVFSRLVFNILCGNTDDHARNHAAFWDGRDLTLTPAYDICPQNRTGNEASQAMLICGNNSLSRLRTCLEAAHNFLLSDEQARMIFEKLITAIEQHWEAVCEEAELSDADKKLLWSRQFLNTFSTEQ
- a CDS encoding trimethylamine methyltransferase family protein, whose amino-acid sequence is MADSATRRKRRPKRSDSVVAQLPFQQVQNPYDPVELLSLEQMERIHDASLTVLEEVGVNFLLDEARQILKIAGADVDNESTRVRFDRNLILESIRTAPSEFTIHARNPERCLRMGGRWLAFSTVAGPPNCSDIDNGRRSGTYEDYCKFIKLAQCVNIAHAISGHPVEPLDLNPQTRHLDTARANVMLTDKVFRCYSLGRDRVLDSIEIACISRKISRAQLSREPSLFTIVNVNSPLQYDVPMLWGIIELSRMNQVVVITPFTLAGAMAPITLAGAVTQQNAEALAGIAFSQIVNPGAPVIYGGFTSNVDMQSGSPAFGTPEFVKATLIGGQFARFYNLPYRSSNVNASNAPDVQAAYESQMAVWGSIMGHANLIHHALGWLEGGLCASFEKFVIDAEILQGMVEVLKPVVVDDDTLGLDAIREVGPGGHYFSARQTMERYDSEFYRPILSDWRNFETWYEDGAVDSTVRANRLFKRLLEEYEQPNIDPSVVEELDRFVNVAKERRAKLAV
- a CDS encoding FAD-binding oxidoreductase produces the protein MTARAIDIAIIGGGIAGASVGSFLANSGVQVHLFEMEDSLAYHTTGRSAALLTPYYGPDSMKAFATIGRSYLESESAQAEDPLIEPRDLLTVIDANQTLTVERPPNCVWWDESTCLEKVPFLRSGKFLGGIVDKEVFSIDVHALHSHYVRNITRKGGVIHLDSRIDSLNQDPSGFWELSTDGQSYKTPTVCNAAGAWGDELARIADIAPVGLVPKRRTVAILDSSQFPDVNFDIETFVVVEPNYVYFQNFGVGKLMLSAADQTPSVPCDAQPDEMDLAVAIARFEETTDLKVTRIDHSWAGLRTFAPDHNPVIGWEPHREGFFWLVGQGGYGIFSSPGIGCYAASLLSGSEPPNAYVQSPFEFSTLSPDRFRLT
- a CDS encoding helix-turn-helix domain-containing protein translates to MPKSITRTYSRYSQTASVLLGRLIRTARKKREFTMQEVADRAGISRGLLQRIEKGNPKCEIGVVFEVATIVGLKLFDADRSTLEKHLHRTEQELELLPKSVRHKTKMVHDDF
- a CDS encoding NADH:flavin oxidoreductase, coding for MKPKSDPLLEPFQLKHLHLRNRIISTSHEPSYSEDMLPKLRYQLYHEEKAKGGIALTMFGGSTLVDRDSPPAFGNLYAGSDEIVPYFRQLADRVHQYGTAVMCQITHLGRRTSPYVNDWLPTVAASCVREPAHRSFPKELEIEDISRIAKAYGAAARRCVDGDLDGIEIEGYGHLLDGFWARRTNRRTDRYGGSLDNRIRFTVEVIDEIRNQVGSDFIVGIRMVIDEDLADGLEFEEGMQIAQILTDTGKLDFINVIKGHVDTDEGLSHVIPNMGTPSGPHLEFTAAVRSALKLPVFHAARIADVATARHAVASGCVDLVGMTRAHMADPHIVSKIEQGAEDQIRPCVGAGYCIDRIYMGGEALCIHNPATGREGQIPHIVPPSRTHRRVVVVGAGPAGLEAARVCSERGHDVVLFEAADQPGGQLNTAARVERRREILGVTDWLYGQLQRLSVEMRFNHYAEAGDVIQENPDVVIVATGGSPNLTFLKYGADCVTTTWDVLDGAATLHDDVLIYDDNGQHQAISCAEFLIRRGSTVRFATPDRQIAEEVGGTNYPVYYKLFYENNVEMIVSQRLIGAQRKDGTLVGHFYNEFDRSATQIEASQIVVEHGTLPNDELYFDLKRDSLNHGIIDFDALVNGTPQNTVANPDGNYQLFRVGDAVASRNIYAALYDSIRLCLQI